In a single window of the Olivibacter sp. SDN3 genome:
- a CDS encoding glycoside hydrolase family 140 protein — MIKVNTCAILFAFLCMFACSDKQQKDVPFQRLKVSDNERFIMTEDGKPFFWLGDTGWLLFSKLTKKEIDQYFEDRQKKGYNVIQVMLLHTLTAKNAYGSSALEEGDISKPLLGDTTQQDSTQCTYWQLVDYAVKKAAEKDIYLALVPIWGTNVKEGGVTTEQAKAYASFLANRYTSAPNIIWLNGGDLKGSDSIQVWKTIGNTLNQLDSNHLITFHPRGRTTSSEWFHKEPWLDFNMFQSGHRRYDQDTSANETNHYGEDNWRFVQGDYQLKPTKPTIDGEPSYEGIPQGLHDPKEPRWTDKDVRRYAYWSVFSGAFGFTYGDNSVMQFLNESDNDSTAAYGATELWQQAIDHPGARQMQYLKELMLSKSFFDRIPDQSLLVDNGKGYDYKAATRGKDYALIYTYNGGTIKVNINKLSANKLKVSWFDPRNGEYTPMGEVSNEGIQAFEAPGGEQEGNDWVLVLETI, encoded by the coding sequence ATGATAAAAGTTAATACCTGTGCTATCCTATTTGCCTTTCTATGCATGTTCGCTTGTAGCGATAAACAGCAAAAGGATGTACCCTTTCAACGGTTGAAGGTTTCGGATAATGAACGTTTTATAATGACTGAAGATGGTAAACCCTTCTTTTGGTTAGGTGATACAGGCTGGTTACTATTCAGTAAGTTGACGAAAAAAGAAATTGATCAATACTTTGAGGATCGACAAAAGAAAGGTTATAATGTGATTCAGGTAATGCTTTTGCACACGTTAACGGCCAAAAATGCTTACGGTAGCTCTGCCCTAGAAGAAGGAGATATTTCCAAACCCTTGCTGGGAGATACAACACAACAGGATAGCACGCAATGCACTTATTGGCAATTGGTGGATTATGCTGTTAAAAAAGCAGCCGAAAAAGATATTTATCTAGCCTTAGTGCCCATTTGGGGCACTAACGTAAAAGAAGGTGGGGTTACCACCGAGCAGGCTAAGGCCTACGCTAGTTTCCTTGCCAATCGCTACACATCTGCTCCAAATATTATCTGGTTAAATGGAGGTGATCTAAAAGGAAGTGACTCCATTCAAGTTTGGAAAACGATAGGAAATACCTTAAACCAACTTGATTCCAATCACCTTATCACCTTTCATCCAAGAGGGCGTACTACGTCTTCCGAATGGTTTCATAAAGAACCTTGGTTAGATTTCAATATGTTCCAGTCGGGACATAGACGCTATGATCAAGATACTTCCGCGAATGAAACCAATCATTATGGTGAAGATAATTGGCGCTTCGTGCAAGGTGATTATCAATTGAAACCTACGAAACCGACCATTGATGGTGAACCGTCTTATGAAGGAATTCCGCAAGGATTACACGACCCGAAGGAACCTCGGTGGACGGATAAAGATGTACGCCGATATGCGTACTGGTCGGTGTTTTCCGGTGCTTTCGGCTTTACTTATGGTGATAATTCTGTGATGCAGTTCCTGAACGAAAGCGATAACGATTCAACGGCGGCCTATGGAGCTACGGAATTATGGCAACAAGCGATAGATCACCCGGGTGCTCGACAAATGCAATACCTAAAAGAGTTGATGCTCTCGAAGTCTTTTTTTGATCGTATACCAGATCAGTCGCTCCTTGTAGATAATGGCAAAGGGTATGATTATAAAGCGGCTACTCGGGGTAAGGATTACGCGTTAATCTATACCTACAATGGGGGAACTATTAAAGTTAATATAAATAAATTATCGGCTAATAAATTGAAGGTTTCTTGGTTCGATCCCCGTAATGGCGAATATACACCGATGGGTGAAGTATCCAACGAAGGCATTCAAGCTTTTGAAGCACCTGGAGGCGAGCAGGAAGGGAATGATTGGGTTTTGGTGCTTGAAACGATTTAG
- a CDS encoding glycoside hydrolase family 43 protein has product MIRNYKKLAPLITHHLSLKHVISVMLAGILSSCSKDIYLFTSFHEPADEGLRLLYSKDAYHWNDLNYVFLKPTVGTEKVMRDPSIVRGPDGLFRLVWTCSWKGDKGFGYAESKDLINWSGQRFIPVMEHEPTTVNVWAPELFYDDETKEYIIIWASTIPHRFEKGEEEEENNHRMYYTTTKDFKSFSKATLFLDPGFSVIDAVIVKRKPKDYVLVLKDNTRPNRNLKVAFAEKAEGSYHGISESFSEMKTEGPTVVKAGKKYLIYFDSYGDEKYKVIATEDFKQFKAIDDEVSIPKGHKHGTIFKASKKVLERLKKETEQTR; this is encoded by the coding sequence ATGATTAGGAATTATAAAAAGCTTGCTCCACTCATCACACATCATTTATCATTAAAACACGTGATATCGGTAATGCTTGCAGGGATTTTATCTTCCTGCTCTAAAGATATATACCTATTTACATCTTTCCACGAGCCTGCGGATGAGGGATTACGGTTATTATATAGTAAAGATGCTTATCATTGGAATGATTTAAATTATGTATTTCTAAAGCCAACAGTCGGTACAGAGAAAGTGATGCGCGATCCATCTATCGTTCGTGGTCCAGATGGCTTGTTCCGTTTAGTATGGACTTGTAGCTGGAAGGGGGATAAAGGTTTTGGTTATGCAGAATCGAAAGATCTGATAAACTGGTCTGGGCAACGTTTTATCCCGGTGATGGAGCATGAACCAACAACCGTTAATGTTTGGGCACCAGAACTATTTTATGATGATGAAACAAAAGAATATATCATCATCTGGGCGTCAACCATTCCCCATCGATTTGAGAAGGGAGAAGAGGAAGAAGAGAATAACCACCGAATGTATTATACGACAACCAAAGACTTTAAATCGTTCAGTAAAGCGACTTTATTTCTCGATCCAGGTTTTAGTGTAATTGATGCCGTTATTGTCAAAAGAAAGCCAAAAGATTATGTGCTTGTGCTAAAAGATAATACTCGTCCGAATCGTAACCTAAAAGTAGCTTTCGCGGAGAAAGCCGAGGGTTCATATCATGGTATTTCTGAATCATTTTCCGAAATGAAAACAGAAGGACCGACGGTCGTGAAAGCAGGAAAGAAATATTTAATTTACTTTGATTCGTATGGCGACGAAAAATATAAAGTTATAGCTACAGAAGATTTTAAACAGTTTAAGGCGATTGATGATGAAGTTAGTATTCCGAAAGGGCATAAGCATGGCACCATTTTCAAAGCGAGTAAAAAGGTTCTGGAAAGATTGAAGAAGGAAACAGAACAAACGCGGTAA
- a CDS encoding glycoside hydrolase family 2 TIM barrel-domain containing protein, which produces MKSISNTITKEIIVPTLNVLVCLALLFFANLASAQETTRLYLSGTGNDNQVDWQFYCTEGRNSGKWTTIPVPSNWELAGFGTYNYGFDKSEKLGKEKGQYKHTFQVPSSWEGKHINIVFEGVMTDAEVRVNGQLAGPVHQGAFYAFRYNISKLLHFGKENILEVNVSKHSENESVNDAERKADFWIFGGIFRPVWLEVLPKTHIERVSLDARANGDFRANLQLNTSADEVKGQIYSLEGKPIGTPFLQKITSEQNEIFLHTQISQPALWSSEFPNLYEVVFELYTGNELVHREKKRFGFRTVEVRERDGIYVNGVKMKFKGVNRHAFWPSSGRTTSKQISIADVKLMKEMNMNAVRMSHYPPDGHFLDICDSLGLFVMDELAGWHGHYDTPIGTKLLKEMMAHDENHPSIVIWANGNEGGHNLDLDSIFLAEDIQERPVVHPWQLFGGIETQHYREYNYGIGNYNNGREIVMPTEFLHGMYDGGHGAGLEDYWTHMWHDPRSAGGFLWDFADQGVVRTDRKDSIDTDGNHGADGIVGPYREKEASFFAIKEIWSPVFIEKRAITPSFDGTFEMENRYAFTNLNQCAFTWKIKRWNEQAEPIDSLMGEAPAPDIKPLQKGNLKLKLPTNWQNFDVLYVTATDPHKNELFTWSYPISQPKDLIRQLVDTIGNNAVEVEERDSLYIVQAGEIILHINNRTGVLHKVSNKEGDIPFNSGPVLQQGENNFRGFTHRKEGDQLMITSTFDEKLSYNTLEWTVYPSGWVKLFVRYFPGDYFTDFVGLNFLLPEDQILGVKYMGIGPYRVWKNRMRGQAFGVWSKAYNDSETGEAPWLYPEFKGYHAQMYWSELELKNQSFRVVTPDEDTFLRLYTPAYKEDPWKNYDLIFPSGDISFMQGITGIGTKTQKRENTGPMGKKNIFYDYEKDPSRAKELTLYFDFSSK; this is translated from the coding sequence GTGAAATCAATAAGTAATACAATAACGAAGGAAATAATAGTACCTACCCTAAACGTGCTTGTTTGTTTAGCATTGCTTTTTTTTGCAAACTTAGCTTCCGCACAAGAAACAACACGTCTATATTTATCCGGCACAGGAAACGATAACCAGGTAGATTGGCAATTCTATTGCACAGAGGGGCGTAATTCCGGCAAATGGACCACGATCCCGGTTCCCTCCAATTGGGAGTTAGCGGGTTTTGGAACCTATAATTATGGCTTTGATAAAAGCGAGAAGTTGGGCAAAGAAAAGGGGCAATATAAACATACTTTTCAGGTGCCATCATCTTGGGAAGGAAAACATATAAATATCGTTTTTGAAGGCGTGATGACCGATGCTGAAGTAAGGGTGAATGGTCAATTGGCAGGTCCGGTACATCAGGGGGCTTTCTACGCTTTTAGATATAATATTTCGAAACTGTTACATTTTGGTAAGGAGAATATACTAGAAGTTAATGTGTCTAAACATTCAGAAAATGAGTCGGTTAACGATGCCGAGCGAAAAGCTGACTTTTGGATTTTTGGCGGTATTTTTCGGCCTGTTTGGCTAGAAGTATTGCCTAAAACGCATATAGAGAGGGTCTCGTTAGATGCCAGGGCAAATGGTGATTTTCGCGCAAACTTACAGCTGAACACCTCGGCCGATGAGGTGAAAGGCCAGATCTATTCATTGGAGGGCAAACCTATTGGAACGCCATTTTTACAAAAAATCACCTCGGAACAAAATGAGATCTTTTTGCATACGCAAATTAGTCAACCTGCTCTGTGGTCGTCAGAATTTCCTAATTTATATGAAGTAGTGTTTGAATTATATACAGGGAATGAATTGGTTCATCGGGAAAAAAAGCGTTTCGGGTTTAGAACAGTGGAGGTGCGTGAAAGAGATGGTATTTATGTCAATGGTGTGAAAATGAAATTTAAAGGAGTAAACCGCCACGCTTTTTGGCCGTCTTCGGGACGTACTACGAGTAAACAAATCAGCATTGCCGACGTGAAACTTATGAAAGAGATGAATATGAATGCTGTTCGTATGTCTCATTATCCACCGGATGGTCATTTCTTGGATATATGCGACTCTTTAGGGCTTTTCGTGATGGATGAACTCGCAGGATGGCATGGACATTATGATACACCTATTGGTACTAAATTGTTGAAGGAAATGATGGCTCATGATGAAAATCATCCATCCATCGTGATTTGGGCAAATGGCAATGAAGGGGGGCATAATCTTGATTTGGATAGTATTTTTTTAGCAGAAGACATACAAGAGCGGCCAGTGGTTCATCCATGGCAACTCTTTGGAGGGATTGAGACACAACATTACCGTGAATACAACTACGGCATCGGAAACTACAACAATGGTCGGGAAATTGTTATGCCTACCGAATTTCTTCATGGCATGTATGACGGTGGTCATGGGGCTGGTTTGGAAGATTATTGGACGCATATGTGGCATGATCCACGGTCTGCGGGGGGATTCTTATGGGATTTTGCTGATCAGGGTGTGGTGCGTACGGATAGAAAGGACTCGATCGATACTGACGGCAATCATGGAGCGGATGGTATCGTAGGACCCTATAGGGAAAAGGAGGCTAGTTTTTTTGCTATTAAAGAAATATGGAGCCCTGTGTTCATCGAGAAAAGGGCAATAACACCGAGTTTCGATGGTACCTTTGAGATGGAAAACAGATACGCTTTTACCAATCTGAATCAGTGCGCCTTTACTTGGAAGATAAAAAGGTGGAACGAACAGGCGGAGCCGATCGACTCTTTAATGGGGGAAGCGCCTGCACCAGACATTAAACCCTTACAAAAGGGTAATTTAAAGCTTAAACTTCCAACTAATTGGCAAAATTTTGACGTGTTATATGTGACGGCGACCGATCCTCATAAAAATGAACTATTTACTTGGAGTTACCCTATTAGTCAGCCAAAAGACCTTATTAGGCAATTAGTGGATACAATAGGTAATAATGCCGTGGAAGTAGAAGAACGCGATTCGTTATATATTGTTCAGGCTGGCGAAATCATTCTCCATATTAATAACCGCACTGGCGTTTTACATAAAGTAAGTAATAAGGAGGGAGATATTCCTTTTAATAGTGGTCCGGTATTACAACAGGGAGAAAACAATTTTAGGGGTTTTACTCATCGTAAAGAAGGAGATCAGTTGATGATTACTTCCACATTTGACGAAAAATTGAGCTATAACACACTTGAGTGGACGGTCTACCCCTCGGGCTGGGTGAAGCTGTTTGTTCGTTATTTTCCCGGAGATTACTTTACAGATTTTGTTGGACTTAATTTTTTGCTGCCTGAAGACCAAATACTGGGGGTAAAATATATGGGAATCGGACCCTACCGGGTTTGGAAAAACAGAATGAGGGGACAGGCCTTTGGCGTTTGGAGTAAAGCCTATAATGATAGTGAAACGGGAGAAGCTCCTTGGCTTTATCCTGAATTTAAGGGATATCACGCGCAGATGTATTGGAGCGAGCTGGAATTAAAAAATCAATCCTTCAGAGTGGTAACACCTGATGAAGACACATTCTTACGCTTGTATACACCGGCATATAAGGAAGATCCATGGAAAAACTATGATTTAATATTCCCTTCCGGAGATATTTCGTTTATGCAGGGCATAACAGGAATTGGTACCAAAACACAGAAAAGGGAAAACACCGGGCCGATGGGGAAAAAGAATATTTTTTATGATTACGAAAAGGATCCCAGTAGGGCAAAAGAACTAACCTTGTATTTTGATTTTAGTTCTAAATAA
- a CDS encoding six-hairpin glycosidase → MSLKLKTTIVLFSITCMLQQVTVAQDTVKYTGTTLSSVDYHHGQLRPVVGVHNIQVFRANREQAKLAGGHNWTYNHQPMLAYWKDTFFLEYLSNPIGEHIPPGQTLLQTSKDGYEWSDPVIVFPPYKVPDGWKKTGQDKVAKNLDAVMHQRMGFYISKSNRLLILGYYGIAMDAKDDPNDGNGIGRVVREVKGNGEFGPIYFIRYNASWDKKQSTYPFYTDSNEKGFVDACEEVLAQPLMMQQWVEEADRDDPLIPLKRSIKAFSYYHLPDGRVVGLWKHALTSISNDGGKSWAYDALRAPGFVNSNAKIWGQKTVDGRYATVYNPSEFRWPLAISTSDDGLEYKDLLLVNGEITSMRYGGNYKSYGPQYVRGILEGNGKPPGNNMWVTYSMNKEDMWVAKIPVPIVAAVDGSVQEVFSKMPIGKELNNWNLYSPLWATTKIEAAPNGEKALTLRDKDPYDYAKAERVVPESKNLQVEFSVIPAQVDHGILQVEFLDDKGSAAARIIIDADSLIKTKAGYRNAGLTQYETNECYDFKLVLDVNTRSYTIAVNGQQKGAKLFFAPIAKINRVTFRTGEVRRFPDADTPTDQDYDLEGSGIPAKEAVYYITQFKAKKLF, encoded by the coding sequence ATGTCACTCAAACTAAAAACAACGATAGTACTTTTCAGTATAACCTGCATGTTGCAGCAAGTTACGGTAGCACAAGATACTGTAAAATATACGGGTACCACTTTATCCAGTGTGGATTATCATCACGGACAACTACGTCCCGTAGTAGGGGTACATAATATACAGGTGTTTCGGGCTAATCGAGAGCAGGCTAAATTAGCGGGTGGACACAATTGGACCTATAATCACCAGCCGATGTTAGCCTACTGGAAGGATACTTTCTTTTTGGAGTACCTGAGTAATCCAATTGGCGAGCATATTCCTCCAGGCCAGACCTTGTTACAAACATCTAAAGATGGCTACGAATGGTCTGATCCAGTAATTGTGTTTCCACCGTATAAAGTACCTGATGGTTGGAAAAAAACCGGACAGGATAAAGTAGCTAAGAACTTGGACGCCGTAATGCATCAACGGATGGGGTTTTATATCTCCAAAAGCAATCGCTTATTAATACTGGGTTATTATGGCATAGCGATGGATGCTAAAGATGATCCAAATGATGGAAATGGCATTGGACGCGTCGTGCGTGAAGTAAAGGGTAATGGAGAATTTGGTCCGATTTATTTCATTCGGTACAACGCCTCGTGGGATAAAAAGCAGTCGACTTATCCATTTTATACCGACAGCAACGAGAAAGGTTTTGTAGATGCGTGCGAAGAGGTGCTGGCCCAGCCCCTGATGATGCAACAATGGGTGGAAGAGGCAGACAGAGACGATCCTTTAATCCCACTTAAGCGAAGTATCAAGGCGTTCAGTTATTATCATCTGCCTGATGGTAGGGTGGTCGGCTTATGGAAGCATGCACTTACTTCCATCAGTAATGACGGTGGTAAATCATGGGCCTATGATGCGCTTCGGGCCCCGGGCTTTGTAAATAGCAATGCTAAAATATGGGGACAAAAAACTGTCGATGGTCGTTATGCTACCGTATATAATCCATCCGAATTCCGGTGGCCGCTAGCGATATCGACAAGTGATGATGGCTTGGAATATAAAGATCTTTTATTGGTAAATGGAGAAATAACGTCTATGCGTTATGGAGGAAATTATAAATCGTATGGGCCACAATATGTGCGCGGTATACTGGAGGGAAATGGAAAGCCACCTGGGAACAATATGTGGGTAACCTACAGTATGAATAAGGAAGATATGTGGGTAGCCAAAATACCGGTTCCTATCGTAGCTGCCGTCGATGGCAGTGTGCAAGAGGTTTTTTCGAAAATGCCCATAGGAAAGGAGTTGAATAACTGGAATCTCTATAGCCCATTATGGGCAACTACCAAAATAGAAGCCGCTCCTAATGGTGAAAAAGCACTGACCTTACGTGACAAAGATCCATACGATTATGCCAAAGCTGAGCGAGTGGTTCCTGAAAGTAAAAACCTCCAAGTGGAGTTTTCGGTAATACCGGCACAGGTGGATCACGGTATACTTCAAGTGGAATTTTTAGATGATAAAGGCTCGGCAGCAGCGAGAATCATAATAGATGCCGACAGTTTGATTAAAACCAAGGCGGGTTACAGAAATGCAGGTTTAACGCAGTATGAAACTAATGAATGCTATGATTTTAAGCTTGTGCTTGATGTGAACACCCGTTCCTACACAATCGCTGTAAACGGTCAGCAGAAAGGTGCTAAATTATTTTTTGCTCCAATTGCAAAGATCAATAGAGTTACCTTCAGAACAGGAGAGGTGCGGCGCTTTCCGGATGCTGATACACCAACCGATCAGGATTATGATTTGGAAGGAAGCGGGATACCTGCCAAAGAAGCAGTTTATTATATCACACAATTTAAAGCTAAAAAGTTATTCTAA